GCCAATCTTTCTTTATTCATAGTTAAACTCCATTCCATGATTTTATAATAATACAATTATATCATAAATCAGTAAGGAATTTAAATTTTTAGTTTTTCATATATAATCTCCTTCATTTTCTTATTTTTATTTCCTTATCTTTATATATAGTTATAATACTAAAATTTAAGATAAAAATACAATACCGTTTAGAAAATGTGCTATAATTAAAATGCATACTAGAAATAAAAATTATATGAGGTGATTAATATGATAGAATTGGAACAACTTAAACAGCTTATTGCATTTGCAACATATGGAACATTATCAAAAGCTGCTGAAGAATTGTATATTTCACAGCCTGCCCTTTCCCGTTCGATACAAAAGCTGGAAAAAACTTTAGGGGTTGAACTGTTTGACAGGAAAAAAAATAAGATGGAATTAAATGAAAATGGAAAAACTGTTATCCAGTACGCAGAAAAAATACTTAATCTTATAGATGAAATGGAAGAAAAAGTTAATAAAAATAATCTGGTTCAAAATAATTTTTCAATCGGTTCATGTGCTCCGGCTCCATTGTGGGATATGATTTCATTATTTGGAAGATTTTATCCTGAAAAATATATTCTTCATAAAATAGAAAATAATCTTCAGTTATTTGAAAAACTTAAAAATGACATTTATCAGATGATTATTCTTTCTGAACCTATTGATAATTCTGAATTTTTCTGCATAAAATATAAAACTGAACGATTATTTTTATCAGTTCCTCTAAGTCATCCACTGGCTAAAAAGAAGGAAATACATTTTTCAGATATTACAGATGACAGAATGCTCTTATTCAATCCAATCGGAATATGGAAGGATGTAGTTTTAGAAAAAATGCCTAATATGAACTTCCTTATCCAAAGTGACAGGATTATTTATCAGGAATTAGCTGAAATGCAAAATTTACTACATTTCCGTTCAAATTTCACACTTGAACGTGAAGACAATTTTAAAAATAATATTTCAATTCCAATTGCTGACAAGGAAGCAAAAATGACTTTCTACTGTGTCTGTAAGAAAAATATAAAAAATGAAATAAAAAAATATTTGATAGTTTTAGTAAAGATTCTTAAAAAATAAGAGGGAAGAAATCTCCCTCTTATTTTTATTATTTCCTTCCATTAAGCCATTTTACTATTTCTACATCATCATAGTTTAAAAATAAACTTTCCTTTTTATCAAGTTCAGATATTTTTCCCATATCCTCACTGTTCAATTCAAAGTCAAATACATTGAAATTTTCTTCAATTCTGTCTTTTCTTGTTGATTTAGGTATTGCAATTATATTTCTCTGAATTAACCATCTTAAAATTACCTGAGCCACAGATTTGTTGTATTTTTTACCAATTTCAGATAAAATTCCGTTTGCAAATATGCCATTTTTCCCTTCTGCAAAAGGTCCCCATGATTCTATTTGAACCCCATATTCCTTCATTATTTTATTTGCTTTGACCTGCTGATTGAAAGGATGTGTTTCCACCTGATTTACAGCTGGCACTACTTCATTATTTATAATAAAATCAACCAGTCTGGCAGGATAGAAGTTACTTACACCAATTGCTTTTATTTTCCCTTCCTTATACAGCTCTGTCATCGCTCTCCAAGCTCCATAAACATCATTAAATGGCTGATGTATCAAATATAAATCAATATATTCCAAATCCAATTTTTTTAAAGATGTTTCAAATGCTAATTTTGCCTTTTCATAATTTACATCACTTACCCATAATTTTGTTGTAACAAAAATTTCTTCCCTCGGTATACCGCTTCTTTTTATAGCTCTTCCCACTGCCTCTTCATTTCCGTATGCTGCTGCTGTATCAATTAATCTATATCCTGCTTTTAACGCATTATAGACTGCTTCCTCACATTCTTTCATATCATCAATTTGAAATACTCCAAATCCTAATATTGGCATTTTTACTCCATTGTTTAAAGTTACATATTTCATAATATTTCCTCCTAATTTTTATATGTCATTTTTTAATTACAGTTGTACTTTTAATTTTCTTGAACTTATTTTATCAATTTTTTCCTCTGAAGTCTAATATCAATTTTGCAAGTTCACTATAACTAAAACGCATACTTTCTTTACCTAATCCAGTTTCTTTTCTTTCAAAAATTGTGATAACTGATTTGCAAATAGGAATTTTTGTCAATTTTGTGAACTACTCCCGCTTTTAGAAGCGGGAGCTTCTTGGGAAGTATCTGCTTTTATTAGCCAAATATATTTACCAAGCTCTTCGGACAGTCCCTGCCCTGTTTTTTTAATTTTCCTAATATTCCAACATCAATTTTCCAATGTTTTTTATATTCACTGCAGCATTATAATCCCTATCAATCTCAATTCCACAGCACTCACATTTATAACTTCTTTCTGATAATTTCAGCTCCTCTTTAATATTTCCACATTTACTGCAAGTTTTCGACGATGGAAACCACTTATCTATCTTCAAAAATTGTTTCCCTAAAAACATCAGTTTATACTCAAGCATTCTCAAAAACATTCCCCACCCATTATCTCCTACACTTTTCCCAAAATTTAATGCCTGGCTCATCCCTTTCATATTCAAATCCTCAACAACCACAGCATTATATGTTTCAGACAATTTTTTCGACAATTTATGTAGAAAATCTCTTCGACAATTTTTAATATACTCATGCAATTTTGATATTTTCGCTTTTTGCTTATACCAATTTTTAGAAAACTTCACTTTTCTTGATAATGATTTCTGTAATTTTTTCAATTCTTCTTCCAACATTCTAAAATATTTTGGATAATCAGCCCTTTGGTTTTCAGAACTGATAAATAGTTCAGACATCGAAAAATCAAGTCCAATTACTCTATCATTACTAGCTACCTTTTGAATTTCCTTTCCAAATTCCGTCAAAATAAAAACATAGTAATTTCCATTACTGTTTGTCAATGTTACTGACTTTATCTTGTAATCCTTCGGTATTTCTCTATGATATTTTAATTTAACTTTTTTCAATTTTGGCAAAATCAAATATTTATTTTCCTCAATTCGTATCGAATTGTTCACACAATTTGTCGTGTAACTTTTAACATTATTCTTTTTAGATTTGAATCTTGGAAACTTTGCTCTCTTTTGAAAGAAATTCGTAAATGATCGTTTTACATTTAATTGAGCATTTGAAAGTGCCAGACTGTCCACTTCTTTCAAAAATTGATTTTCACTTTTCAAACTGGCAGGTGTAATTATTTTATTTTTTCCAGTTTCTTCATAAATTTTATTAGCAATATACAAAATCATATTGTAAACAAAACGAACACATCCAAAAGTCTTGTTTATCAACAATTCTTGATCTTTATTTGGATAAATTCTGTATTTGAATGCTAAATTATATTTCATGAAATTACACCTCCTTTTGATTTTGAATATTATTTTTAATTATTTCTATTCGATATTTTATACAAAAATTGTATCATAGGTGTATTCTTTTTTCAATTTTTTTATAAAAAAAGCAATTTATCTCCCACTTATAGAAGTCGGAGACTTCTTGCTATCTTTTGTTAAAAATTTTTTTATAACATAAATTGCACCAATCTATTGATGCAATTTTCTCCCTAAATTTATCATAACTTAAATAATAAATATCTAATATAATCAATGAATTTGTTATTTTAAATCCCTATAAAAATTTCTACCATTTTCCGTATTTTCTCTAATACAGATTGTTTTTTAACCTCTCTTGCCCCTTTTCTTCGTGAAGTTGGCGGAAGAATACTATCTAATTCAGAGCCAGCATAATCAACAAAACCTTTATTTATAGATTTTTCAATAAATCTTCTAGAATCTTCTTTTAAATTCTCATCTTTAACTAATTCATCAATTTTTTCCTTCTTTTCTTCTTTTGCATATTTATAAAAAGCGTCAAGAATTTCTCCATTATTTTTCAATTTTTTTAAATCTGTTTTGTTAATAAAATTTATAACTAAATTCTCTTTAGCTCTAGTTCCTAAACTTGTACGTATAATTCTTCTTATTTCAGATTTCAATATTTCAATATCATCATGTTCTTTTGTCTTTTCTAAAATTAACTCTAAAATATAATCTAAATTAATTTCATCCGTTTTCAGCAAATCAATTTGAAATTCAATATCAGAAAAATCAATTCCTTGTTCGTTACTATTATTTTGATCATCTTTTCCAGCATTTCTTATTTCTTCACAAATATCTACATAAACACTCTTCATATCCTGCATTTGTCTATCAGATATAATTTTCTCAAAATTTTCAAATTCATCGAAATTTTTAAGTATATTTTCTGTTTTAAGCAATTCTCCAAATAATTCTGCAAATTCCTTTTTATCTTGATTTTTTTCAATTTCAACAGGCTTTGGAAATTTTTTAACTATTTCATTACACAAATCTATATATCCTTTTACTGATTTTCCTGTTTCCTCATCTTTAAATCCCTTTATATAGTCGTTATAACTTTTTTCAAGAATTACATTTACACTATTTTCATCTCCAAAAGTTTTAATAGCATTTTTTGTAGCCTTTTCCAAATCTCTAAAACATACAATATTTCCAAAAGTTTTAACTTTATTCAAAATACGGTTTGTTCTTGAAAACGCTTGAATTAATCCGTGGTATCTCAAATTCTTATCAACAAACAAAGTATTTAATGTTGGTGCATCGAAACCTGTCAAAAACATTCCCACAACAATTAAAATATCAATTTTTTTATCCTTAACCTTTTTAGACAAATCTTTATAATAATTCTGAAATTCGTTTCCATTTGTTGAAAAATTTGTTTTAAAATAATCGTTGTAATCAGATATCACTTTATCCAAAAATTCTTTCGCTGTCGATTCCATTGCACTTGGCTCAAAATTTTCATCAGGAATATCTCCTATCGCATTCCGCTCTTCATTCGCAGCAAAACTATAAATTGTCGCTACTTTCAGTCTTTTTTCTTCAGGCAAATTTTCTTGCTGTTTTTGAAATTCTTCATAATAAAGTTTTGCCGCTTCTACACTTTGAACAGCAAATATAGCATTAAATCCGTTTAGCCGTTTCTGTTTTATATTATAATATTCATTTCTATGAGTTTTTGTATTGTATACTTTTAAAATATATTCTACTATTTTAGAAATTCTCTCAGGATGTAACAACATTCTTTTTTCAAGTTCCTTGAGCTTTTTATCATCTGTTTCTGTTTCAGCTGCTTTAAATTTTGCCCTAATATCATTATAATCCACTTTAAATTTTAAAACTTTTTTATCACGAATAGCATCTGTTATAACATAACTATGTAATTGAGCTCCAAAAATTCCAGCTGTTGTATCACTTCCAAGAGCATTTTCAGGAAAAATTGGTGTTCCTGTAAATCCAAACTGATAATAATTTTTAAAAGATTTTCTAATATTTTTTTGTGCATCTCCAAATTGTGAACGATGACATTCATCGTAAATTATGACACAATGTTTATCGTAAATTTCATGGCTTGGATTTTTTTTGACAAATTCATTTAATTTTTGAATTGTTGTAACAACTATTTTGTTATCCTGTTTTTCAATACTTTGTTTAAGTTCTTTTGTATCTTTACTACCATTTACACTATCAGGCTGAAATTTCTGATATTCCTTCATTGTCTGATAATCTAAGTCTTTTCTATCAACCACAAAAAACACTTTATCAATATATTCAAGCTCTGTAGCAAGTTTTGCCGTTTTAAAAGAAGTCAAAGTTTTTCCTGAACCTGTAGTATGCCAAATAAATCCTCCAGCTTCAATTTTCCCAGATTTCTTATTTTGATAACTAGATTCTATCTTCCACAAAATACGTTCTGTCGCTGCAATCTGATAAGGTCTCATTATAAGTAGTGTATTATTTGAGTCAAAAACACAATATTTTGTCAAAACTTCTAAAATAGTTCGCTTTTCAAAAAATGTTGCTGTAAAATCTTTAAGATCTCTAATAACTTTATTTTTCGCATCTGCCCACTCACATGTAAATTCATAATGATTTTTATTCTGTGCCGTAGTATTTGCAAAATAACGAGTATAAGTTCCATTTGAAATTACAAAAATCTGAACAAATTTATAAAGTGAATTTTCAGCATTGAAGCTTTCCTTGCCGTATCTATCAATCTGACTAAATGCCTCATGAAGACTTACTCCACGTTTTTTCAATTCTATATGAACAAGTGGCAATCCATTAACTAATATCGTTACATCATAACGATTTTTATGCTTACCTTTTTGCTTAATTTGATTACAAACCTGTAAAATATTATTATGTATATTTTTTTTATCAATAATTTTTATATTTTTCAAATGTCCGTCATCAAAAATAAAATCATAGATATAATTTTCCTGAATCTTTCTAGTTTTCTCAATCATTCCGTCATTTGGACAATCAAGATATTCCACTAAAAATCTTTCCCATTCTTTATCTGTAAAAGCAACTTTATTTAATCTTTCAATTTGAATCTTCAAATTTTTATAAAGTTCCTCCGATGTCTTCCCATAAAATCTTTCATAACCTTGACTTTCTAAATCCCTTATCATCCCATCTTCAAGTTCTTTTTCACTTTGATATGTATCTTGAACTTGAAGTATTTCTTCATAATTAGCTAAAATAATTCCATTCGTCATCTCAGCAATTGTTGATCTTTCATAAATCGCACTTTTTTCCGACATTTAAACTCACTTCCTTTATCTTCCCCCTTTTAAATGTCTATTTTTCAAAGTTCAATAATTTTTCCCTGTAATATTCATACTGTTTCTGTCTTAATTCTATTTCTTTTGGTAATCCCTGTGATAAATCATTGACTAAAGCATCAAACTTATCTAAAATTGATACGATATATTCTTGTACTGGCAATGGAGGTAGCGGGATTTTATATTCCATTATTTTTTCTTTATCTCCACGTGGCATTTTAGCTCCTTTTGAATACTTGATGTTATAATCAAAAAACTTTTCATCCGATAAAATTTGATAAAGATATCTAGATAATATTTTATTTTTATGTTTCTTATCTATGCTAATTACTAAAACATCTCCATTCGTTCCCCCCTCAATATCAGCAAGCCATATTTTACGCAAATATGGTCTTATATTTCCAATTAAAATATCTCCCATATTAAATTTTACTGAATTTCCTTCTGTTGGAACATTATTTGAATCTATTTTACCTAATCTATTTTTTAATAAATTTTCTACTCCAACGTAGTTTTTTTCATTTAAATATTCAAATGATATTCTATCTTTTGAATATTTTGCTACTTCACTCAATGTTTTCCATTCAACTTTATCATTTATATCAATGCTCACAACCTTTGCTGCTTCTTTTAGCAATTCAAAAAATTTACTTGTTATTTGTCGCTGTGCTGTGCTGTGCTGTGCTGTGCTATGCTGTGCTGTGCTGTGCTGTGCTGTGCTGTGCTTAAAGCATACCCTTCTCCTTCATCAAATGTCAAGAGTTTTTCTCGATAATATTCATATTGTTTTCTTCTTTGCTCTATTTCTAAAGGAAGTAGTCCTTTTGTATCAGAAAGAAGTTCCTGAAACCTATCTAAAATTTTTACAATTTTATTTTGGATTTCTATTGGAGGTAATGAAACTTCTATTTTTTCAATATCATCTCTTGATAATCTTGGAACACTTGCTTTTCTGACTTTAGATTTTATTAAGTTTTGCTTATTTAACAAAAAATAATATAAATACTTATTTAAAATATCATCTGTTGTTATTACAAGTACATCATCCGCAGCCCAGAAATCCCTATCTTGATAAAAAATCTCTCCTGCTGCTCCAGCTGTGACAATACAAGTCTTTCCTCCATCAAAATTTTTATTGTTATAATATCCTAAAGGAGTTAAACTATTTTGAAATACAGGATATTGACCATTTTCATGCAATTCACTTCTTACTAATCTTTTTCCTCTACTTAATTTAGCTATTTCAATTAATTTTGTTTTATGAATTATATTATCTAATTGCATAAAAATCTTATTTGAAATTTTATTTAAATAATCTTCACTTAACAACATATCTCTATAATAGTTATACTGCTTATTTCTTGCCTGTAATTCTTTTTTCAATTTTTCTTGTAATTCTGTAACATATTCTGTATAACTATCAAATATTTTTACAATTTTTTCTTGTGTTTCTATTGAAGGAACTGGAATTTTTATATTTTTTATAATACTTAAATTTAGACTTGTTAACGCTCCTTGACCTAATTTTTTTAAATTATTATATTCTTTAGCTAAAAAATAAAATAGGTATTTGTAATTAATAATCCTGTTGTTAGTTTCAATTGCTGCTACAGATTGATTAGAGCTTGTTTCAATCTCAACAACCGCTGTTCTCCCGACAGTTGCACCTGTCATTGCTAAAACTACACTGTTCTTTTTTATCATTTTTGCAGATGATTTTTCTAATCCTTCTTTAGTTATATTTCTTTCAGATTTCTTTATAACGTTAAAATTAATTTCTCCTGAACGTATCCAAGGAATTTCACCATCATAAAAACTACTATTACTAGTTTTTGGAGTACCTCCTGAAAAACAATTTGCAACTTCCCCCAGTTTCTTCCACTCAACCTTTTCCCCCACTAAAAGTTTTTCCATAAATTTCATTATTTCTCTCCCTCTTTTAGTCCTTTTCCCTCAATTTTACTTTGTCGAGTGGTAGTCAACAGAAAAGTCTTTTACCACATTTTACAAATTCCCACCCATAATATTTAATATTACTTACTTATTCACTTTCAAGCTCCTTCACTATTTCATTTATAGAAGTCCTTAATTCATCTATTCTTTTTACTGTTTCATCAATTTCCTTATTCAACACATCAATATCTATTTTTTCACGAGTATCTTCCTTTTCCACATAAGTTGAAACTGACAAATTATAGTCATTCTCAGCTATTTCACTATTATCAACCAATCTTGCAAAATATTCTACATCAGTTTTTTCTCTAAATTCATTTACTATTTTTTCAATATTTTCAGGTTTCAAAATATTATTATTCGTTTCTTTTTTAAATTCCTTACTTGCATCAATAAATAATGTTTTATTTTCTGTCTTATTCTTTGCCATTACTAAAATACAAGTCGCTATTGATGTTCCAAAAAACAGGTTTTCTGGAAGCTGTATTACACAATCTACAAAATTGTTGTCTATTAAATATTTACGAATAATTTTTTCTGCACCTTTTCTATAAAAAATACCTGGAAAACATACTATTGCTGCTCTTCCTTTGCTTGACAAATAACTTAATGAATGCATTATAAACGCATAATCTGCATAAGATTTTGGTGCAAGTTTTCCTACTGGTGCAAATCGTTCATCATTAATAAGTGTCGGATCTCCGTCTCCTATCCATTTAATCGAATACGGCGGATTTGAAACAATCGCATCAAAAGGCTTTTCATCATTATGCAACGGATTAAGTAAAGTATCTCCACGTTTTATTGAAAAATTATTGTAGTTTACATTGTGTAAAAACATATTCATACGAGCCAGGTTAAAGTTAGTCATGTTTATTTCCTGCCCAAAAAATCCCTCATCAATAATATGTTCCTCAAACTGCTTTTTCATTTGTAGTAGCAACGAACCACTTCCACATGTCGGATCATAAACTTTATTTATGTTTTCTTTTCCTTCCATCACAAGCCGTGCTAAAAGTTTTGAAACAGTTTGTGGAGTAAAAAATTCTCCTCCTGACTTACCAGCATTGCTGGCATAATTTGAAATCAGATATTCATACGCATCTCCAAAAGCATCTATATCATTATGCTGAAAACTCCCAAAATTAATTTCAGAAATTCCTGTTAAAATATCTGCTAATCTTGTATTTTTTTCAGCAACCGTTCCACCTAAACGATTACTCGTAGTATCGACATCTTCAAATAATCCTTTAATATCATCTTCCGACTCAAATCCAACAGCACTTGCTTCAATAGCTTTAAAAATATTTACTAAATCTGTATTCAAATTTTCATTGGTTCTCGCTGTTTTTACTACATTTTCAAAAAGTTGACTTGGTAAAATAAAAAATCCTTTATCTTCCACGGTACCAGCTCTAAAATCTTCTTTGGCTTCTTCATCAGAAATATCCGCATAATTAAATTTCAAATCTCCAGCTTCATGTTCTGCTTTATTGAAAAATTCTGTCATATTTTCTGAAATAAATCTATAAAATAATATTCCCAAAATATATTGCTTAAAATCCCAACCATCCACCGCTCCACGCACATTATCTGCAATTGCCCAAATTTTACGATGCAATTCTGCTCTTTGTGCCGTTTCATTTGATTCTTTTGTATTTGCCACTTCTTTCTCCTTATATCTATTCATAATTTATTTTTTGTTAATATTATACCATAGTTTCACATAAAATTTATTTTCAGTACAAAACTTTTTTTAAATATTGATTTTTTTCCCCATTTTACTATGCAATCCTTTAAAATATTTAAAACTAATTTTATTGTCTATTTTTCAAAACTTAAAAAGCAGTATAAAATTAGAAATCTATTTTTTCTCTAAAACTATTGCATTTTCACTATTTCAAGGTAAAATCATATTAGGATTATATGATAATTTTAAAAAAATAATAAACTTTATTAGGAGGAATACTTATGAATTTATGGATACTTATTGGTATTGTTATTATTGTAGTGGGATTTTCTTTGAAGCTAGATGTGCTGGCTGTGGTACTTACTGCTGGTATAGCTACTGGAATTGCTGCAAAAATGAATTTTTTTGAAATTCTTGGAATTATTGGAAAGGCTTTTGTGGATAATAGGCTTATGTCAATTTTTTTGATTAGCTTGCCAGTTATTGCAGTCCTTGAAAGATATGGACTTAGAGAAAGAAGTGCAGCTTTAATTGAAAAA
This genomic stretch from Leptotrichia sp. oral taxon 218 harbors:
- a CDS encoding restriction endonuclease subunit S, with product MEKLLVGEKVEWKKLGEVANCFSGGTPKTSNSSFYDGEIPWIRSGEINFNVIKKSERNITKEGLEKSSAKMIKKNSVVLAMTGATVGRTAVVEIETSSNQSVAAIETNNRIINYKYLFYFLAKEYNNLKKLGQGALTSLNLSIIKNIKIPVPSIETQEKIVKIFDSYTEYVTELQEKLKKELQARNKQYNYYRDMLLSEDYLNKISNKIFMQLDNIIHKTKLIEIAKLSRGKRLVRSELHENGQYPVFQNSLTPLGYYNNKNFDGGKTCIVTAGAAGEIFYQDRDFWAADDVLVITTDDILNKYLYYFLLNKQNLIKSKVRKASVPRLSRDDIEKIEVSLPPIEIQNKIVKILDRFQELLSDTKGLLPLEIEQRRKQYEYYREKLLTFDEGEGYALSTAQHSTAQHSIAQHSTAQHSDK
- a CDS encoding RNA-guided endonuclease TnpB family protein; translated protein: MKYNLAFKYRIYPNKDQELLINKTFGCVRFVYNMILYIANKIYEETGKNKIITPASLKSENQFLKEVDSLALSNAQLNVKRSFTNFFQKRAKFPRFKSKKNNVKSYTTNCVNNSIRIEENKYLILPKLKKVKLKYHREIPKDYKIKSVTLTNSNGNYYVFILTEFGKEIQKVASNDRVIGLDFSMSELFISSENQRADYPKYFRMLEEELKKLQKSLSRKVKFSKNWYKQKAKISKLHEYIKNCRRDFLHKLSKKLSETYNAVVVEDLNMKGMSQALNFGKSVGDNGWGMFLRMLEYKLMFLGKQFLKIDKWFPSSKTCSKCGNIKEELKLSERSYKCECCGIEIDRDYNAAVNIKNIGKLMLEY
- a CDS encoding type I restriction endonuclease subunit R, which gives rise to MSEKSAIYERSTIAEMTNGIILANYEEILQVQDTYQSEKELEDGMIRDLESQGYERFYGKTSEELYKNLKIQIERLNKVAFTDKEWERFLVEYLDCPNDGMIEKTRKIQENYIYDFIFDDGHLKNIKIIDKKNIHNNILQVCNQIKQKGKHKNRYDVTILVNGLPLVHIELKKRGVSLHEAFSQIDRYGKESFNAENSLYKFVQIFVISNGTYTRYFANTTAQNKNHYEFTCEWADAKNKVIRDLKDFTATFFEKRTILEVLTKYCVFDSNNTLLIMRPYQIAATERILWKIESSYQNKKSGKIEAGGFIWHTTGSGKTLTSFKTAKLATELEYIDKVFFVVDRKDLDYQTMKEYQKFQPDSVNGSKDTKELKQSIEKQDNKIVVTTIQKLNEFVKKNPSHEIYDKHCVIIYDECHRSQFGDAQKNIRKSFKNYYQFGFTGTPIFPENALGSDTTAGIFGAQLHSYVITDAIRDKKVLKFKVDYNDIRAKFKAAETETDDKKLKELEKRMLLHPERISKIVEYILKVYNTKTHRNEYYNIKQKRLNGFNAIFAVQSVEAAKLYYEEFQKQQENLPEEKRLKVATIYSFAANEERNAIGDIPDENFEPSAMESTAKEFLDKVISDYNDYFKTNFSTNGNEFQNYYKDLSKKVKDKKIDILIVVGMFLTGFDAPTLNTLFVDKNLRYHGLIQAFSRTNRILNKVKTFGNIVCFRDLEKATKNAIKTFGDENSVNVILEKSYNDYIKGFKDEETGKSVKGYIDLCNEIVKKFPKPVEIEKNQDKKEFAELFGELLKTENILKNFDEFENFEKIISDRQMQDMKSVYVDICEEIRNAGKDDQNNSNEQGIDFSDIEFQIDLLKTDEINLDYILELILEKTKEHDDIEILKSEIRRIIRTSLGTRAKENLVINFINKTDLKKLKNNGEILDAFYKYAKEEKKEKIDELVKDENLKEDSRRFIEKSINKGFVDYAGSELDSILPPTSRRKGAREVKKQSVLEKIRKMVEIFIGI
- a CDS encoding restriction endonuclease subunit S gives rise to the protein MSIDINDKVEWKTLSEVAKYSKDRISFEYLNEKNYVGVENLLKNRLGKIDSNNVPTEGNSVKFNMGDILIGNIRPYLRKIWLADIEGGTNGDVLVISIDKKHKNKILSRYLYQILSDEKFFDYNIKYSKGAKMPRGDKEKIMEYKIPLPPLPVQEYIVSILDKFDALVNDLSQGLPKEIELRQKQYEYYREKLLNFEK
- a CDS encoding aldo/keto reductase, which encodes MKYVTLNNGVKMPILGFGVFQIDDMKECEEAVYNALKAGYRLIDTAAAYGNEEAVGRAIKRSGIPREEIFVTTKLWVSDVNYEKAKLAFETSLKKLDLEYIDLYLIHQPFNDVYGAWRAMTELYKEGKIKAIGVSNFYPARLVDFIINNEVVPAVNQVETHPFNQQVKANKIMKEYGVQIESWGPFAEGKNGIFANGILSEIGKKYNKSVAQVILRWLIQRNIIAIPKSTRKDRIEENFNVFDFELNSEDMGKISELDKKESLFLNYDDVEIVKWLNGRK
- a CDS encoding type I restriction-modification system subunit M — its product is MANTKESNETAQRAELHRKIWAIADNVRGAVDGWDFKQYILGILFYRFISENMTEFFNKAEHEAGDLKFNYADISDEEAKEDFRAGTVEDKGFFILPSQLFENVVKTARTNENLNTDLVNIFKAIEASAVGFESEDDIKGLFEDVDTTSNRLGGTVAEKNTRLADILTGISEINFGSFQHNDIDAFGDAYEYLISNYASNAGKSGGEFFTPQTVSKLLARLVMEGKENINKVYDPTCGSGSLLLQMKKQFEEHIIDEGFFGQEINMTNFNLARMNMFLHNVNYNNFSIKRGDTLLNPLHNDEKPFDAIVSNPPYSIKWIGDGDPTLINDERFAPVGKLAPKSYADYAFIMHSLSYLSSKGRAAIVCFPGIFYRKGAEKIIRKYLIDNNFVDCVIQLPENLFFGTSIATCILVMAKNKTENKTLFIDASKEFKKETNNNILKPENIEKIVNEFREKTDVEYFARLVDNSEIAENDYNLSVSTYVEKEDTREKIDIDVLNKEIDETVKRIDELRTSINEIVKELESE
- a CDS encoding LysR family transcriptional regulator; this encodes MIELEQLKQLIAFATYGTLSKAAEELYISQPALSRSIQKLEKTLGVELFDRKKNKMELNENGKTVIQYAEKILNLIDEMEEKVNKNNLVQNNFSIGSCAPAPLWDMISLFGRFYPEKYILHKIENNLQLFEKLKNDIYQMIILSEPIDNSEFFCIKYKTERLFLSVPLSHPLAKKKEIHFSDITDDRMLLFNPIGIWKDVVLEKMPNMNFLIQSDRIIYQELAEMQNLLHFRSNFTLEREDNFKNNISIPIADKEAKMTFYCVCKKNIKNEIKKYLIVLVKILKK